The sequence GGAACTCAGGTCTTCTATCTGATTTTAGGCATGGTGATTGCTTTTGTAGTTTCTGTTTATTCAATTAAGTTCTTAATGGGATATATCAGACAGCATGATTTTAAATTCTTCGGATATTACAGAATTGTATTGGGAGCAGTGGTGCTTTTATATTTTACCATTACGGCTTTCCTTGGTTAAGAAAATATAGAAAAGAGAGTTGATGATCAGCGTTATGCTAATATCAACTCTCTTTTTTATGATAGTTCATAAAGGTTCCTTTCTGACGGATCATGGTTGAAACAGCATCTCGATCCGTCCTTCGGCGGCCAGCTCATCAATGCCGTCGAAATTAAATTGTAAGTTCCGGTTCTGCGTGTTAAGCCCTTTTTTCATCTCGTCGTAGTTCTTGACATTCACCTTTGTTAAACCGTAGTCAATATAAATATCACAGTCAAAGGCATTAGCGGTGTTGATTAAAAGCGCGAGGGGAATGGGGGTGTAACGCAGCTGGATATCGACTTCAATGGTTCGCATACCCATACCTCCTTTTCCTGATAGCCGGATAAACCCGGCATGAGCGTGCCAACAACATAGAGGGGTATAGAGATATCAACAGGATGAAGAGTCA is a genomic window of Lacrimispora sphenoides containing:
- a CDS encoding HPr family phosphocarrier protein, with product MRTIEVDIQLRYTPIPLALLINTANAFDCDIYIDYGLTKVNVKNYDEMKKGLNTQNRNLQFNFDGIDELAAEGRIEMLFQP